The following coding sequences lie in one Silene latifolia isolate original U9 population chromosome 5, ASM4854445v1, whole genome shotgun sequence genomic window:
- the LOC141654723 gene encoding uncharacterized protein LOC141654723, translating into MILDPNGLWFRSQTVVRGVTTSTQENMTHGVTCWSNATDEDKEMWFNNFRRVFYWPTDLERLVWQRYNDIGKKRLRDNMYKVSKRKKAPSFMKGASYEEYTKY; encoded by the exons ATGATCCTTGATCCGAATGGTCTttg gtttagaagtcaaacagttgttcgtggtgtgactactagcacccaagagaacatgacacacggcgttacttgttggagtaacgctactgatgaagataaggagatgtggttcaacaactttcgg cgtgtgttctattggccaaccgaccttgagcgcctagtttggcaaaggtataatgacattggcaagaagaggctaagggacaacatgtataaggtgtctaagaggaagaaggcgccatctttcatgaaag GTGCGTCATATGAGGAATATACCAAGTACTGA
- the LOC141656510 gene encoding transcription factor bHLH115-like isoform X1, whose protein sequence is MEFVDPNHNIGSFDDNFIDGYFDGSFTNHVTTSPNFSLVHSSSVAFDFYQAGTIQQEQESQKEFSKQSSSVDFDFSQAVSIQQEQGHGHGHEFQKELSKQSYSIEIDFSQMGSTEIDFSRVGSADDGLELENQHLNKRGRTDPSNKPKSKACRERERREKLNESFASLSSVLEPGRAVKSDKLVILNDAIRVVNQLRTKTDEYKDENKKLQEEIESLKAEKNELREEKLKLKEEKVKMEQEFMKLAMGGAPPPPPYTEAYHGGANKMGLYPNYGMYPPMWHYLPHSVRDTTRDHVLRPPAA, encoded by the exons ATGGAGTTTGTTGATCCAAATCATAATATTGGATCCTTTGATGATAATTTCATTGATGGATATTTTGATGGTAGTTTCACCAACCATGTCACTACTTCACCCAATTTCTCTTTGGTTCATAG TTCAAGTGTTGCTTTCGACTTCTATCAAGCCGGTACTATCCAACAAGAACAAGAGTCTCAAAAGGAATTCTCCAAACAGAG TTCAAGTGTTGATTTCGACTTCTCCCAAGCGGTTAGTATTCAgcaagaacaaggacacggacacggacacgaatTTCAAAAGGAACTCTCCAAACAGAG TTACAGCATTGAAATAGACTTTTCACAGATGGGTAGTACGGAGATAGACTTTTCGCGGGTGGGTAGTGCGGATGATGGACTCGAACTTGAGAACCAGCACCTCAACAAAAG GGGACGTACAGATCCAAGTAACAAACCCAAATCTAAAGCATGTCGTGAGAGAGAACGACGTGAGAAATTGAATGAAAG CTTTGCAAGCCTTAGCTCAGTCTTGGAACCCGGAAGAGCTGTGAAATCTGACAAATTGGTTATACTGAATGATGCTATTAGAGTTGTTAATCAGCTACGAACCAAAACTGACGAATACAAGGACGAGAATAAGAAGTTACAAGAGGAAATCGAAAGCTTAAAG GCTGAGAAAAACGAACTCCGTGAGGAGAAACTCAAACTGAAAGAGGAAAAAGTGAAAATGGAGCAAGAGTTCATGAAATTAGCGATGGGCggtgctcctcctcctcctccttataCAGAAGCCTACCATGGAGGGGCAAACAAGATGGGTCTATACCCGAATTATGGTATGTATCCTCCTATGTGGCATTATTTACCACATTCGGTTAGAGACACGACTCGTGATCATGTCCTCAGGCCTCCTGCTGCTTAA
- the LOC141656260 gene encoding 1-aminocyclopropane-1-carboxylate oxidase homolog 1-like, which produces MVEQYAIDEQSSLSKMKVYIQSNNYSQSGYGSQSKMSGNSVMSINGTQTKYDREKELREFDNTKTGVKGLVDSGVKTIPKIFIRPLEEISEDSKPQNVNNKLVLPVIDLAKIHTNNNSRRELVEQIENASAKWGFFQVINHGIPLNVIEKMLEMVKMFHEQDVEVKMKYYGRDVHTNKQVVYDSNFDLFTSKNAYWRDTLSVNTAFTGQLDPELLPPICRDAILDHIKHMVQLGSVLLELMSEALGLGPDYLKELECDKNWSSVYHYYPSCPQPELTIGTPKHTDSSFFTVLLQDQVGGLQIRHDDQWVDVRPIPGALVINIGDLLQMITNDKFISVLHRVKANPVGPRLSSAFFFAGLSSKPKKYGPIRELLSEENPPIYRDFTVGEYVTHFFSKPQDEPGRNHFMLN; this is translated from the exons atggtagagcaatacgcCATTGATGAACAATCAAGCTTAAGCAA GATGAAGGTTTATATACAATCTAACAACTATAGTCAAAGCGGTTATGGAAGTCAAA GTAAAATGTCAGGAAACTCAGTAATGTCCATCAATGGAACTCAAACTAAATATGACCGTGAGAAGGAGCTCCGGGAATTCGACAACACGAAAACAGGAGTTAAAGGACTGGTGGACAGCGGCGTAAAAACCATTCCAAAAATATTCATTCGGCCTCTCGAAGAGATATCAGAGGACTCGAAAcctcaaaatgtgaacaacaaaCTTGTTCTTCCTGTCATTGATCTTGCAAAAATTCATACCAACAACAACTCTCGTCGAGAATTAGTCGAACAAATCGAGAATGCATCAGCGAAATGGGGATTTTTCCAAGTTATAAATCATGGGATTCCTTTGAATGTTATTGAGAAGATGCTTGAGATGGTTAAGATGTTTCATGAACAGGATGTTGAGGTTAAGATGAAATATTATGGAAGAGATGTACACACCAACAAACAAGTTGTTTAcgacagtaattttgatctttttACGTCCAAAAATGCTTATTGGAGGGATACTCTTTCTGTTAATACCGCTTTTACCGGTCAACTTGATCCAGAACTATTACCACCTATTTGCAG GGATGCAATATTGGATCATATCAAACATATGGTTCAATTAGGCAGTGTACTGCTGGAGTTAATGTCTGAAGCCCTTGGTCTTGGACCAGATTATCTCAAGGAATTGGAATGTGATAAGAACTGGTCAAGTGTATACCATTACTACCCTTCATGCCCTCAACCAGAGTTGACCATAGGCACCCCCAAGCATACTGATTCTTCCTTCTTCACTGTGTTGCTTCAAGATCAAGTCGGCGGCCTTCAAATCCGCCATGACGATCAATGGGTTGATGTTCGTCCTATTCCCGGTGCTCTTGTCATAAACATCGGTGATCTACTTCAG ATGATAACAAATGACAAATTCATAAGTGTATTGCATAGAGTGAAAGCCAACCCTGTTGGGCCAAGGTTGTCTTCTGCCTTCTTTTTCGCAGGCCTATCGTCGAAACCGAAGAAATATGGACCCATTAGAGAGCTGTTATCAGAGGAAAACCCACCAATCTACAGAGATTTTACAGTGGGTGAATATGTCACCCATTTCTTCTCTAAACCACAAGATGAACCCGGACGCAACCACTTCATGCTTAATTag
- the LOC141657900 gene encoding 1-aminocyclopropane-1-carboxylate oxidase homolog 1-like, which produces MVEQYAIDEQSSLSKMKVYIQSNNYSQSGYGSQKISEDSKPQNVNKLVLPIIDLAKIHTNNNPRRELVEQIENASAKWGFFQLINHGIPLNVIEKMLEMVKMFHEQDVEVKMKYYGRDVHTNKQVVYDSNFDLFTSKNAYWRDTLSVNTAFTGQLDPELLPPICRDAISDHIKHMVQLGSVLLELMSEALGLGPDYLKELECDKNWSSVYHYYPSCPQPELTIGTPKHTDSSFFTVLLQDQVGGLQIRHDDQWVDVHPIPGALVINIGDLLQMITNDKFISVLHRVKANPVGPRLSSAFFFAGLSSKPKKYGPIKELLSEENPPIYKEFTVGEYVTHFFSKPQDEPGRNHFMLN; this is translated from the exons AGATATCAGAGGACTCGAAACCTCAAAATGTGAACAAACTTGTTCTTCCTATCATTGATCTTGCAAAAATTCATACCAACAACAACCCTCGTCGAGAATTAGTCGAACAAATCGAGAATGCATCAGCGAAATGGGGATTTTTCCAACTTATAAATCATGGGATTCCTTTGAATGTTATTGAGAAGATGCTTGAGATGGTTAAGATGTTTCATGAACAAGATGTTGAGGTTAAGATGAAATATTATGGAAGAGATGTACACACCAACAAACAAGTTGTTTAcgacagtaattttgatctttttACGTCGAAAAATGCTTATTGGAGGGATACTCTTTCTGTTAACACCGCTTTTACCGGTCAACTTGATCCAGAACTATTACCACCTATTTGCAG GGATGCAATATCGGATCATATCAAACATATGGTTCAATTAGGCAGTGTACTGCTGGAGTTAATGTCTGAAGCCCTTGGTCTTGGACCAGATTATCTTAAGGAATTGGAATGTGATAAGAACTGGTCAAGTGTATACCATTATTACCCTTCATGCCCTCAACCAGAGTTGACCATAGGCACCCCCAAGCATACTGATTCTTCCTTCTTCACTGTGTTGCTTCAAGATCAAGTCGGCGGCCTTCAAATCCGCCATGACGATCAATGGGTTGATGTTCATCCTATTCCCGGTGCTCTTGTCATAAACATCGGTGATCTACTCCAG ATGATAACAAATGACAAATTCATAAGTGTATTGCATAGAGTGAAAGCCAACCCTGTTGGGCCAAGGTTGTCTTCTGCCTTCTTTTTCGCAGGCCTATCGTCGAAACCGAAGAAATATGGACCCATTAAAGAGCTGTTATCAGAGGAAAACCCACCAATCTACAAAGAATTTACAGTGGGTGAATATGTCACCCATTTCTTCTCTAAACCACAAGATGAACCCGGACGCAACCACTTCATGCTCAATTag